From a region of the Primulina eburnea isolate SZY01 chromosome 7, ASM2296580v1, whole genome shotgun sequence genome:
- the LOC140837243 gene encoding sulfhydryl oxidase 2-like isoform X3 translates to MENSDSSETVKWCPACRNYKPQYEKVAKLFNGPDAVHPGIILMTRVDCALKVNTDLCSKFSVDHYPMLLWGPPSKFVSGSWGPKQDKSEIYYVEDMRTADRLLNWINKKMNSSYSLDDSKYENEHLQRNASDPGQIARAIYDIEEATSTALDIILKHKMIKLETRASLIRFFQLLVVHHPSRRCRKGTSQILVDFDDFSVKTKEAASGKGKDVLGNYQICGNDVPRGYWMFCRGSKNDTRGFSCGLWVLLHSLSVRVEDEESHAAFAAICDFIHSFFLCQECRQHFHDMCSSVTNPFKKARDFALWLWDAHNKVNERLMKEEAKEDTGDPEFPKVIWPPRQLCPSCYHTKTAKDIDENGVKWDQDEIYRFLVDYYGKTLLSLYKDKELVSDKTNLLPADDITSSAHAVTVPVGAALAIAVASCAFGALACYWRQQQKSRKYKHYLHSLKSI, encoded by the exons GTGTCCTGCTTGCAGAAATTATAAG CCACAATATGAGAAAGTTGCAAAACTTTTTAATGGGCCGGATGCAGTCCATCCAGGGATCATATTGATGACTAGAGTAGATTGTGCCTTGAAG GTAAATACTGACCTTTGTAGTAAGTTCTCTGTTGATCACTACCCTATGCTTTTATGGGGCCCACCTTCTAAGTTTGTGTCTGGGAGTTGGGGCCCAAAGCAAGATAAGAGCGAAATATATTATGTTGAAGATATGCGGACAGCTGATCGGTTGCTAAATTGGATCAATAAGAAGATGAATAG CTCATATAGCTTGGATGATTCGAAATATGAGAATGAGCATCTTCAGAGAAATGCTTCAGATCCTGGACAG ATAGCACGTGCTATATATGATATTGAGGAGGCAACATCCACTGCTTTAGATATCATTTTGAAACACAAG ATGATCAAATTAGAGACTCGAGCATCGCTTATAAGATTCTTTCAACTTTTGGTGGTCCATCACCCATCAAGAAG GTGCCGGAAGGGAACTTCACAAATACTAGTTGATTTTGACGACTTTTCAGTTAAAACAAAGGAAGCTGCAAGTGGTAAAGGGAAAGATGTCCTTGGGAATTATCAGATATGTGGAAATGATGTTCCCCGTGGTTATTGG ATGTTTTGTCGTGGCAGCAAGAACGATACTAGAGGTTTTAG TTGTGGATTATGGGTTTTATTGCACTCACTTTCTGTACGAGTTGAAGATGAAGAAAGTCACGCTGCATTTGCAGCTATCTGCGATTTTATTCATAGTTTCTTTCTCTGTCAAGAATGCCGGCAGCATTTTCATGACATGTGTTCAAG TGTTACCAACCCTTTCAAGAAAGCTCGTGATTTCGCCCTTTGGTTGTGGGACGCACACAACAAAGTTAATGAGAGACTTATGAAGGAAGAAGCAAAAGAAGACACCGGTGACCCTGAATTCCCTAAAGTGATATGGCCTCCACGACAACTTTGTCCTTCCTGCTATCATACGAAAACTGCAAAGGATATTGATGAAAATGGGGTCAAATGGGATCAAGACGAAATTTATAGGTTTTTGGTCGACTATTACGGAAAGACACTTTTATCCCTATACAAGGACAAGGAACTTGTTTCAGACAAGACCAACCTATTACCAGCTGATGATATAACATCCTCAGCACATGCAGTTACAGTGCCTGTTGGAGCTGCTTTGGCCATTGCTGTTGCAAGCTGCGCATTTGGAGCCCTCGCCTGCTACTGGCGCCAACAACAGAAGAGTCGGAAGTATAAACATTATCTTCATTCTTTAAAAAGTATTTGA